cttggacttagtcgtggcagagacaaaccggtatgccacacaatttatatccgccaacccgggaagcttttatgcccagcctttccggtggaaaccagtccaagtttccgaaattaaattttttttgggccttctcctcaacatgggtctaactaaaaagcatgaattgcggtcatattggtccacgaacccgattcatcacatgcccatgttctctgctgctatgtccagggcacgatttgaggccatcctccgtttcctgcattttagcgacaacaccacctcccgtcccagaggccacccagcttttgaccggctccacaaaattcggcccctcatagaccacttcaaccagaaatttgcagatttgtatacccccgagcaaaacatctgcgtagacaagtccctaatacattttaccgggcgccttggcttcaaacaatacatcccaagcaagcgtgcccggtatggggtcaaattgtataagctctgtgaaagggccacaggctatacccacaaatttcggatctatgagggaaaagatcagaccctggagccggtcggttgccctgactacctggggagcagtgggaagacagtctgggacttggtgtcacccttattcggcaaggggtaccatctttatgtggacaatttctacacaagtgtggccctctttaggcatttgtttctagaacggatttgcgcctgtggcaccgcgcgaactagtcgcgtgggcttcccccaacggcttgtaaccacccgtcttgcaaggggggagagggctgccttgtgtaacgaagaactgctcgcggtgaaatggagagacaagcgtgacgtttacatgctctcctccattcacgcagacacgacaatacaaattgagcgagcaacccgagtcattgaaaagcccctctgtgtccacgactataatgcgctcatgggaggggtggacttcaatgaccagatgttgtctccgtatttagtttcccgcagaaccagacgctggtataagaaggtgtctgtatatttaattcaattggcgctgtataatagttttgttctctacagtaaggctgggagaacacgatccttcctcaaattccaggaagagatcatcgagaacctcctttatccaggaggttccgtggccccatccaccagtgtggttagccgtctacacgagcgacatttccccagtgtcgttcctgatacctcaacccaaccgtcaccccgaaaaagatgttgtgtctgtagcaggagtggaataaggcgtgacacccgctatttctgtcctgactgtcctgactaccctgccctatgctatggagagtgtttccggaagtaccacacacaggtacacttagcatagggattgcatctcacaggacaggcacacagggctattagggcccttttactcacagctgctgcaaacctctcctttcacctgggataaagtgcataacgtacttcgccacatctttgggcgatttgcgctttgcacattgtcccatggggaaggagaggtttgttctataaaggtaaaaaaaactaaacaaaaaaaaaataccggtaagtaaaaaagttaacgttcagttaaaaaagttaaaaaaagtttatatgttctgttcaaaagttaataaatttattgcgttgcggcctggttttttcttttttgttttgttttttttaccttccaggtggaccaaccgatcgactagctgcagcactgatgtgcattcggacagaagcattgcgctgctgtcagattacacgcaagtcggtgtatgcggcgctgcaagacgagatttctcctctgcagtaaaagatacgtttgccgaggcatatgagctgaggaggtggcggtgttcatatactttggcaaacactttgtatatataaaaaaaaaaatcccggcaatgatttattcatccacatcgattgatgtgaatggagaaatctggtttgccagggcatacgagctaagtgggcatggatgttgggcggagctcctatgtcctggcagacgcctttcccctcctttttctttttttggcagagattttttcatccacattgatcgatgcgaatgaacaaatctgtgccgttcatttttttctttcagcccagaggctgaacggaaaaaaaaaattctcattacctgtatgctcaatataaggagaatagcagaaactcctaatgctgggcatacatgtaatgattgcggagaccctcaaatgccagggctgtacaaacaccccacaaataacaccattttggaaagaagacaccccaaggtattcgctgaggggcatattgagtccatgaaagattgaaatttttgtgtcaagttagcggaaagggagactttgtgagaaaaaaatcaaaaaaatcaatttccgctaacttgtgccaaaatttttttttttctatgaactcgccatgcccctcattgaataccttggggtgtcttctttccaaaatggggtcacatgtggggtatttatactgccctggcattttaggggccccaaagcgtgagaagaagtctggtatccaaatgtctaaaaatgccctcctaaaaggaatttgggcacctttgcccacctaggctgcaaaaaagtgtcacacatgtggtatctccgtactcgggagaagttgggcaatgtgttttggggtgtcattttacatatacccatgctgggtgagagaaatatcttggcaaaagacaacttttcccatttttttatacaaagttggcatttgaccaagatatttctctcacccagcatgggtatatgtaaaatgacaccccaaaacacatgtgtgacacttttttgcagcctaggtgggcaaaggggcacatattccaaagagcacctttcggatttcactggtcattttttacagaatttgatttcaaactccttaccacacatttgggcccctagaatgccagggcagtataactaccccacaagtgaccccattttggaaagaagacaccccaaggtattccatgaggggcatggcgagttcctagaattttttattttttgtcacaagttagtggaaaatgatgatttttttttttcttacaaagtctcatattccactaacttgtgacaaaaaataaaaacttccatgaactcactatgcccatcagcgaataccttggggtgtcttctttccaaaatggggtcacttgtggggtagttatactgccctggcattctaggggcccaaatgtgtggtaaggagtttgaaatcaaattctgtaaaaaatgaccagtgaaatccgaaaggtgctctttggaatatgggcccctttgcccacctaggctgcaaaaaagtgtcacacatgtggtatctccgtattcaggagaagttggggaatgtgttttggggtgtcattttacatatacccatgctgggtgagataaatatcttggtcaaatgccaactttgtataaaaaaaatgggaaaagttgtcttttgccaagatatttctctcacccagcatgggtatatgtaaaatgacaccccaaaacacattccccaacttctcctgaatacggagataccacatgtgtggcacttttttgcagcctaggtgggcaaaggggcccatattccaaagagcacctttcggatttcactggtcattttttacagaatttgatttcaaactccttaccacacatttgggcccctagaatgccagggcagtataactaccccacaagtgaccccattttggaaagaagacaccccaaggtattcgctgatgggcatagtgagttcatggaagtttttattttttgtcacaagttagtggaatatgagactttgtaagaaaaaaataaataaaaaaatcatcattttccgctaacttgtgacaaaaaataaaaagttctatgaactcactatgcccatcagcgaataccttagggtgtctactttcagaaatggggtcatttgtggggtgtttgtactgtctgggcattgtagaacctcaggaaacatgacaggtgctcagaaagtcagagctgcttcaaaaagcggaaattcacttttttgtaccatagtttgtaaacgctataacttttacccaaaccttttttttttacccaaacatttttttttatcaaagacatgtagaacaataaatttagagcaaaatttatatatggatgtcgtttttttttgcaaaattttacaactgaaagtgaaaaatgtcatttgtttgcaaaaaaatcgttaaatttcgattaataacaaaaaaagtaaaaatgtcagcagcaatgaaataccaccaaatgaaagctctattagtgagaagaaaaggaggtaaaattcatttgggtggtaagttgcatgaccgagcaataaacggtgtaatagtgtaggtcagaagtgtaaaaagtggcctggtctttcagggtgtttaagcactgggggctgaggtggttaataatggCGATTTAGGTGCAAAATTGATCCAGTACAGCGCTAATATGGACATTTTTACAGAActcatttctttattattcctatCCTGTAGGCTCAGATAATGAAATGTTAGGAAATTGTATGAAAGAGGTTGTGCCACTGTTAACACTTATCCCCAGGATAGCGGATAAGTGTTTGATCACTCATGGTCTCAGCGCTGGGACCCCCGGCGATCACGAGAGCAGGAGTCTACAAGTGCTGGCGAACTGCCCCACGAGAATGTGCGTcctccgctccattcacttctatgggaaggcTGAGTACAGCGCATGGAAGTGAAAGGAGCTGAGGACACATAGGCACACCACCACTCCGTATTCATGGCGCGGTTCGCCAGCAATTCTCGTGATCGCTGGGGGTCTCAGAGGGCAGACCcagatcctgtggataggggatacatgTTTTTAGTGTCAGAAATATCTTTAACAATGATGTTAAAGGGATTATATCATTAGAATTCTTCCCTTTAAGAGGCGGAGgagttttaaagaaaaaaaaaagcagggaaATCGACCTCCCTGCTATTGTCTGGTGAATCTGTCCTAATTCTGTATGATGGAGCAGATACAGGCTGCCATAAAACAGTGTCATGTGCAGGTGGCAGTGGTCAAGGCCACATACGGCATGTATATTGAGATGGCTGCGTCTGACTTTATATATCATTTTTATCTTGCAGTTGAAATCTCTACCGGGGACACCTGAGAAGGGCGCCACTAAGATAAGCGTGAGTATCATAAACTGGAAGATTTTACACAAAATGACAGTTGTATTGTGTATATAATAAATCATATAGTCATTAAAAGGGATGTCCTGTtttagaaaaaaacacccattttttttcccccagaaacagcgccactcttgtacatgggctgtgcctggtattgcagttccTAGCCATAAAAGTGCGCGAAGCTCGGGTTGAAAACTGggcacaacccatggacaagagtgATGGCTCCACTAGGTGTTGACTGGACACATCCGGCATCAGTCCTTATGGTTAGGTGATTTTCCAGTGCACTATAAAATAGCTCCATTGGTCGTTCTCCTCTGTACTGCCCACATTTGGCCCTTTGCCCTCGGCATCTTGAAGAACACTAATAGGGATCTATCTCGTACGGCAGGAGCGGAACATTAATCTGATTTACACTTCTCTTCTTCCGGACGGGGTAAGCTTTACGTTTCACAGAATGGCAAATTCCGGGAGCAGATCAatttggaaggaaagctaattaGTCGCAGAGATTTTTCCTATTGATCTTGCTCTgtaaaggagagagagagagagagctgtacTTGGCAGGGATGGGAGAGTTCGACTGAAGTGTTGTCCCATTGGGTGAATGCATAAATTCATTTAGAAGGTAGCATTAAGGAGGCTTAAGTAATCAAAATAACCAGAAGTGTGGGGATTTCGGATGGTTTCTTATGTATTCTTCTACTTGTAGGATCTGTTATGCGTTCTACTATATTTGAGTCTGGTTTAATAGGATCAAACTATAATCCGGGCATAATTAGTGGATATTATCGCCCATCATGGCATCGGGGGAGTTAAAGCTAACCTGTCGTTTCAGatgacttttaaaggggttgtcctatctcATACATTGGGAGAATATTGGTAGGATATGTCCccagtgtctgataggtgtgggtcccagacccACACCTATCACCGGGACCCCGGCCCCACACCTATCTTTAGAATGcagcctgcaaagtgaaggagggcgcattgCGCATACATGGCTGCCCTCTATTTATTTCTGTGGGAATGccgaaaattttaaaaatgattggagcagtggctgtgcttgcgcaGTGTGCCTCCCCTTAATTTTAGTGTGACTTTCAAAAATAGCCGACTGTGCTTcttagctatttttggcactcccatagaaactaATGGAGGGCGGTCACGCGTTTGCGGTGAGCCCTCCTTTACTTTGCGGACTCCATTCTaaagatagatgcaggtcccagaggtgggacccacacttatcagacattgggggcatatcctatttcaatgtatgagatgggccaacccttaAGAATAAGCTACTGTgcgtgtacatgaggaataacagtGGGGGTAGTTGTATTCTGCATTTCTCACCAGTTTGCCCTCTGCAGGCTCTCTCTCTCTAATTTTTAGTTCTCCCTGAGCTAGTGAGTGGagactagctgctatgatgtctcccatacactgcacacacagaaGAGAGGAGATCTTGCTCCTCTGTCTCTCTGTGGCACACCATAAGAAGCAGCAGCAACATGGAGTACATTATACAGAATTGTAGCTGTGAATCCGGCATTGGGGTGAAAATAGAGCCATTATCAGTGTCTCTGTATGACTTTGCCTCTGtgttccctcttcctcctccctcccTTCATAGACTTTTTTGAGCAGCAACCACAACCCCATTCCTCAGTGAATCTGAAAATCCATCTTGTATCTCCCCTCTCAAGATGGATTTTATTGTAAATTTAAAGTGAATGATCACTGCAAAAGTCTGAGTGAGGAGAGGGGCAAAGTGGCgaaagtggagaaagaggcataaATCTGTAATAAGCTATTGTACAGATTTTTCCTTgccttgtttttagttttttggaAGGGAAGTGCTCATTTAGGCTTTGTTGCTCAGGATGGTTGGGTTATCCTCCCATTAACAGACATGCATCCTAAATAAAGAACCTTTCCAGCTTTACTCTTAAAGTCCTCATAGACATAAGAAAAAATTCAGCCGGACCCCCTGATTACATGGTGCTGGCAGACTATACAATGAGTATGAGGGCCTTCTGACCCTCCCCCAACAGGGGGTAAAGaattgggcatgttgaatttcaGCACCCAATCATTTTGTTCTAGCAGGAGATATACTGTTGCCCGAGGTGTCCTGCAGTGGCTTACTCTCCTCTGCCTACACATGCATTTTCAGCCTTCATATACATGAGAGAAAAGTAAGCCAAACCCCCTGATTACATGGTACTGGCTGACTATACAATGAGTATGGGGCCCATCCGACTTTCCCCCAACAGGAGTAAAGAAGAATTCGACATGCTAAATTACCATGACCAATCCTTTTGTTTTAGCAGGAGATATGCTGCCACCAGAGATGTCCTGAAGTGACTTACTCCCCTCTCCCTAATGACAACACATGCGTTATCGGCTTTCATATACATGAGAGAAAagtcagccaaaccccatacaatGAGTATGGGGGCCTCCCGACTCTTCCCCCAacaggggtaaaaaaaaagaattgggcACGCTGAATTTCCGTAACAAATCCTTTTGTTCTAGCAGCAGATATGCTGCCACCAGAGGTGTCCTAAAGTGGCTTATTACCCTCTCCCTACTGACAACACATGCATCATCAGCCAAATTGAGCATGCATGTTAATGCAAGAGTTGGGAGCAACAGCTGTCTGCCAAGCAAGCATTTAGTCATTAGTTGTTTATGGGCACCTTAAAGCTGTCATGAGACAAATTACCCCAACTGTGTCTTAGTCGTGTTGTTTCGAAGGTAGGATGAAGATGTTATGGGGCAGTCAGACTATGCCCATAGACTTGAGATTGTCAGTAGTTCCTGAACATTGAGAAAAAAATCTGCTTATTGAAAGGGATCTGGTATCAAGTCCTCCTATATTGCGGGGTCATCTTGTAACATTAGTGGTTTCAAAAGTTGAAAACCCCCAATCTATCCACACCAAATCTAGGTTTTGGAGAAGAGATGAAATGAAAGGACTGCTTACGATGTACTGTAGGAACTCCCCTCCTCATATTTAGCAACCCACCATTCAACGTATTTTAGTACTCTAGTTTCATCTGTCAAATGAAAGCTAATAAAGtaatccacaaaatactaatgtcATAAATGTCGTGCAGATGGAACGGTAACTCTGGATATCCACACCTAGAGTGTATTAGAGTGTGCGTCAGACTGTATTTAATGCATTATTCTTCGAGTGAGATAATTGTTCGCAGTCTCCAGTGGTCCATCTCAGATGAAATGTACAAGGCGTACTGCCTTATTTCAGGTTAGGATGGTATCTTTTCACCTCTGAGTTATTTAAGAAGCATTTCCCCTTATAAATAACACGTTACCAGGAAATATAGGTCTTTGACTTGTCTTTTAATACTTTATCTTAGCCAAGTTACAGATGTTAGATGGCAACTACTAATGGAAGCAATCACAATGCCCATAGGGGTGGTCGTAGCATATAGATCTTCGGTAAGAGCGAGCTGCCCTTCTATTATTCTGGTATTCTAGTCATAAGCCAAAAAAATCAGGAGGATCAGTAAAACTTGGCCTGAGTGTGTGGAGTTAGAGGAGGATGGTTATGGTGAATATGAAAGGCTGTATCTATGGCTGTAAATCTACAGGGTCATCCTGACCATACCTGCTGATTTCTGTGGGTAAATGTATGTGTAGGACTCTCAACTCTTCCCCGACTACCGATGTCATGTGAGAGAAGGATCAGGCTGTTGGCTTCCTACCTGCTTAGTCCTTTTGTTTTCAGGGGAGATGAACCACTGCCAGGGTTATCTGGCGGCAACTTTCTCCTCTCTTCCCATTTAGAACACATACATGCTTAGGTGAGCCGTGTATGTGGTAATTGGGAGAGATAGCCTTCAGCCAAACAGGCATTTAGCTAATAGCTATCTGAAGTACATGGCCAGCTTTAGTCAGGCCTCTGTACGTTATGTTGACATGCACATTACATTTTGAGGCCCTACAACATACTTCTTTTGGTGAGTAGCTTCATGTATAACTTTGTCCTTTCTCCACAGGTGGTAAAGGTCTTTGGCAGCAACATTTCGCACAAACTGCGCTTGTCTCATGTGAAAATCTCTGATGAAGGAACCTATGAATGTCGTGTTCTGGATTACAGCGATGGAAAAGGAAGGCAACATCGCGTCAAGGCTTTCCTTCGCGTGGAGACAGAGTCAGGCCGCCGAAATACGGTTCCTCACCGCCAACAGGACACCAGCACTCACCGCCACTTCCAAGTCAAAGAGCTGAAAAAGCGAGCGGCAGAGCCCTGTGACCAGTGCCAGGTGTAGATGGACTGTGGGTACTTTTCCCAAACACTGATGTACAGAGGAGTGCATGAGAGGCTTCCCACCCTTCTCCATCTGAAAATTGTTGTCTACTTGCAAGCAGGAATGGCCAGTGGAGAACAGGGACTTTATTACTTTACCCCATCACGTGACTTATTTATTTTCTTGGTGAAGGGCATTGAAGTTGCTCAGACTGTTATCTACGTGGACAAAAAAAGGGAGCTTCCTCCACCATTGTCCACCAATCGTAACGCTGCACCCTGCTATTTCATTACCCGGACTGCACCAGTTATTGAGTTCATATAGATCATTGGCATTACAGGGAGTATAAATTCCCAGGATGCCTTTGAGTAGATGATCTCAAGATATATGGGACTGGGGTAAAAGTGGAAAAGCCTTATTCGAAAGGCCTCTCATTGACTGGTCCACTTTTCAATGTAATGTCTTACAGGACTCTCCAACATTATGTGATGGTCAAATTGCTAAAAATATCTAACCAAGGGTTTCCTTTCCTGTTTTATCCAAGAATATATATGCCAAAAGTGGCATCAGTCCTCCTATTCGCTTTGTGTGTCATAATCATTGACTATCTCAAATGTATTGCCTTCTCATCAAAGGAAACAACTCTCTTCAACATGGAAGCAACATATGGAAGTATGTGTCTCTATCTATAAAGTGACTTTTTTGAGGTTAATTCATCTCTATTTTAGATCACTTTGATGCTGTGACCTCTGTGGGGAGAAATTACTTGCTGTAACTGAAGAGATCTAGTGGTAGAACTTATCTACAGGAAAAGCAGAGACGTCTCCAAAAGGAAGGCACTGCTGTAGACTGCTGATTAGGGTTTCTTGCTAATAATCAGTACAGATGGGGGTCTCTGCTTTGGTTGGTAAGAGtagttttttcttccttttgtagGAGAGCTCATTTACATGTGCAGTAACTTCGGAAACATTTGATGTTGAGGAAGATTGTTGGGTCTAAACATCTGGTttcttgctgccttttgcagaagGCAAGACAGGTCATGAGTAAAAGACCATGTAGTTGAGTAAGTCTaatgctcctctgacaggattgcACAACGTTGTTATGATGTGACCATTAGAGTCCTGAAATCTACTGAATtagactgacagcattatgtcagtgtaattcaaTAGATTCCCACTTTCGCAGGGAcacaaatcattataatgctgtgcagtcctgtcagaggagcagagttCAGGCTAGGACTTCTCACTGACACACACTGCAAGTTTCTCACATTAAACTTGCTCATGTATGTCTGGCCTAATAGGTTAGACTATAAACCATGGAGGTCTATGACAGGCAACCTTTTCTTTATGGAGGAACCCATAAGGAACTGGGGAATATTCTGGATCATCTATGGATTGCTGAACTACAGCTCTACAACATAAGCAAATGTGGACCATTTCATTTGTAATTCACTATTTAGGTGTCTCTAAAATATCATTTTGATTGTTTTAATTGTTAacgatgcaaataaaaaaaatgtgcctCTGTGTTATAACCTAAAACCCATGAATGGTGTTCAAGCAGCAAGTTGCCACTCTAAGGTATACAGAGGTCCCACATTTGTTCTGAGATCTCAGATCTTGAAGTCTCATCTAAATACCGGAGTAACGATTATAAATGATATAAGCAAATTACCAACCATCATAAGTAACATTTAGGTTCTATACCACTGTAGAGCCATATTTTAGCCTTCTAATCTTCTTCAATTGAGCTTCATGTATGGATTCCCATTTGTCCGCTTCATAGGCTTTGCATCTCCTGCCACCAGATATGTAGTCTTGTAGGATGCTGGTTCCCCTAGTCGTGCCAGCAGCATATGGTCTGCAGCTCTTTTTTAGGTAGACATGGGAATATAGGAGATTACTAGGGTGGTTATTTTCTTTTGACCTTTCATCCCAAAAGATGACTTCCTAAAGGTCATTTGGAAAGATTTACGTGAACAcccactccatacagtattagtaaGATAGATTGCCTGGACCTACCTAAAACCTGGATAATCAATGTCTTATCAACGAAGAAGAGCTGCAAATTATATTCTGGAGGCCACTGAGCAATGTGCTTGATCATGGGCTTAGAAGAAAAAGCTTTTTGGCATTAATACAGGCTGTATAGATACGCTACACAGATACCATTTGCCATTTATATGCTGCTGTAACTGGCACCGCGGAGTCTATTTACTGTGCGGGTGCTTTGACGCTGCTTCCATATCTGTGGTTCAGGTGACACACATGGTAAGCCTCTCTGTCAATGGCTTTTTGTTTAGGTGTGACTGTGAGATTCAGTACTGAAGAGGGCTCTCATGCTCTCCGCTCATAAGATGGAAGCGGTTCCGGTTTAGCACAATGGCGCCGTCCATGACATGTGACTCCTCTCTGGATGTGAATAAAAGTTGATTGTTATCCCAAGAGCCAATAGTCGAATCTCTTTGTTTCTGCATAAAGACGCCAATCTGTGGGTTTGAAGATGACattcacaacgacagcagagttacacaatttcatttttattacaaaagtgctgttaaatatataaaaaatagacatatttcctGATTACAATAGTGAAAACTCGCAGTTAAGGTCTGGGGTTTCTGGAGACAATGAAATCCATCTGCTCTAGCAAGCTGCTACGTTACACTGTAGAATGCATGGCGCATGAGAATGTAACCCATAAATTCACGAGGAACCAGACAAGGCCAGACTGCAGCACGCCCGTCAACTTCAAGGATTTCAGATACTGCTGGAGCTACAAGCAACTGTCTGATGAAAGGGCCTGTTCACATCACGTTGGCATATACACCAAAAAGAAAAGCTCTTAGCATATACAACAAGTGTGTCCACGGGGCTCCATCAAACCCACAGAAG
This window of the Bufo bufo chromosome 6, aBufBuf1.1, whole genome shotgun sequence genome carries:
- the VSTM2L gene encoding V-set and transmembrane domain-containing protein 2-like protein, with translation MGAWGLSLGVLHCLGVYIHLSVGDKHNTADALFTEIPQDVSAHPGEDVEMACSFRGSGDIPYSLEIQWWYIRTHKDWANKETWEDSQLKSLPGTPEKGATKISVVKVFGSNISHKLRLSHVKISDEGTYECRVLDYSDGKGRQHRVKAFLRVETESGRRNTVPHRQQDTSTHRHFQVKELKKRAAEPCDQCQV